One stretch of Astatotilapia calliptera unplaced genomic scaffold, fAstCal1.2 U_scaffold_3, whole genome shotgun sequence DNA includes these proteins:
- the LOC113017932 gene encoding uncharacterized protein LOC113017932 produces the protein MKTAPVSLLLGVCVLLLSALTVCAVSLSVSPNLQQFFTAASVSLTCDGQLGSDGWTVKRDTGSATESCGAGGRGFGRLTGSSCLFDEFKPISGGYWCDGEAGEKSEEVNITVSDKHVILEIPALPVRTGSDVTLRCKNKIDGQVTAYFYFNGRPVGPKSEHIITIKVQQSDEGLYWCSTDEFGSSPQSFLRVRGSVTPISVATTERATTTTTTITTHISHPPPPSSSSSSVPVMAAVVFLCLLDLACL, from the exons ATGAAGACTGCACCGGTCTCTCTGCTCCTCG gtgtgtgtgtgctgctgctgtctgcactgACTGTTTGTGCAG TCTCTCTGAGCGTCAGTCCAAACCTTCAGCAGTTCTtcacagcagcctcagtgtcTCTGACATGTGACGGTCAGCTGGGCTCTGATGGATGGACGGTGAAGAGGGACACAGGAAGTGCGACTGAGTCATGTGgagcaggtgggcggggcttcggGAGATTAACTGGTTCATCCTGTTTGTTTGATGAGTTCAAGCCAATCAGTGGAGGTTACTGGTGTGACGGTGAAGCTGGAGAGAAGAGTGAAGAAGTCAACATCACTGTATCAG ATAAACATGTGATCCTGGAGATCCCTGCACTTCCTGtgaggacaggaagtgatgtcacactacgctgtaaaaacaaaattgatggCCAGGTCACAGCTTATTTCTACTTTAATGGACGTCCTGTTGGACCTAAATCAGAGCACATAATCACCATTAAAGTGCAGCAGTCTGATGAAGGTCTCTACTGGTGTTCTACTGATGAGTTTGGATCATCTCCTCAGAGCTTtctgagggtcagag GTTCTGTGACACCAATCTCTGTTGCAACAACAGaaagagcaacaacaacaacaacaaccatcaCCACTCATATctcccatcctcctcctccttcctcctcctcctcctccgttcCAGTCATGGCAGCTGTAGTTTTTCTGTGTCTCCTGGatct tgCCTGCTTATga
- the LOC113017980 gene encoding histone H1-like gives MMRSTCQRCGGKGSIINTPCAEVQAKKKKTMTSKPKKVGLSVGELIVKAVAASKERNGLSVAALKKALAAGGYDVDKNKARVKTAIKSLVAKGTLVQTKGTRTSGSFKMNKATESKAKKPAAAKAKKPAAAAKKSPKKAAAALQLLDRTKLKENCRDC, from the coding sequence ATGATGCGTTCAACGTGCCAGCGCTGTGGTGGGAAAGGCTCCATCATAAACACGCCCTGCGCCGAGGTTcaggccaagaagaagaagacgatgacTTCCAAGCCCAAGAAGGTCGGCCTCAGCGTGGGCGAGCTGATTGTGAAAGCCGTGGCCGCTTCCAAGGAGCGCAACGGCCTGTCTGTGGCCGCTCTCAAGAAGGCTCTGGCTGCCGGAGGCTACGATGTGGACAAGAACAAGGCCCGTGTCAAGACCGCCATCAAGAGCCTGGTGGCGAAGGGCACTCTGGTGCAGACCAAGGGCACCAGGACCTCCGGATCCTTCAAGATGAACAAGGCTACTGAGAGCAAAGCCAAGAAGCCCGCCGCGGCCAAAGCCAAGAAACCGGCAGCAGCTGCTAAGAAGTCGCCcaagaaggcagcagcagcacttcagctactagacaggacaaagctgaaggagaactgccgGGACTGTTGA